The region AAGACTCTCTACACCGGGATGACAAATGATCTGATGAGACGGGTGGGAGAGCATAAGCGTAAGGCTGTTCCAGGATTTACGCAGCGGTATAACATTGACCGACTGGTGTTTTTTGAGGAGACGGAGAATGTGAGAGACGCGATCGCCCGTGAGAAGCAGATCAAGGGCTGGACGAGGGCTAAGAAGATTGCTCTGATTGAATCTATGAATCCAGAATGGAAGGATTTAAGTGAGGATTGGTTCAAGGAGGAATGACAGACACATGTCATCCTAAGCGCTGGTGGAATAAC is a window of Leptolyngbya sp. KIOST-1 DNA encoding:
- a CDS encoding GIY-YIG nuclease family protein encodes the protein MPKTYYVYILTNRSKTLYTGMTNDLMRRVGEHKRKAVPGFTQRYNIDRLVFFEETENVRDAIAREKQIKGWTRAKKIALIESMNPEWKDLSEDWFKEE